The genomic stretch CTTATTTTCTTTggttcaaaatatattgataaataCTTACCGTCTGTTCAGAAATTTGATCATATATTGGTTTCAAATTTACCAATTGCTAATATCTATAATCTATCGAGTAATTTCAACTGTAGAACCaataatattcttcaaCAGAAATTACCATTAACCTCATTAGAAAGTTTTTCAAACcctaattataataattttacatTGTCTACTAATACCTCAAATACTAATAGCAATGAACTTAATTATCGTAGTACAAGTTTTACTAATGTGGAAATTCCAAACTTAAACTATGGCACAACAACTCGTAGCAGCAGCACAACAAGTAATATCAGTAACACAGAAAATCATAAGAAATATGAATTTTCTCAATTTGAAAACTATGTAAAATACATGACACCTTCTACCGATTATTCTTCTTTAGGGGCCGTTTTCCCAACATATTCAATGGTTTTAGGTAAAGATTTAATGGAAATTTTCGGACAATCCGTCTCTGATTTctcttttaaatctttgGATGGTGATTTGATACCTATTCCAATATATTTGTTAAGGAAACGATGGGGTAGATATTTTGACATGCTCTTTGCTCATTCTTACAATGAAGTTTTGAAAGATTATGATAATAACGATGaatcaaattttatatcAAGCTCAGCCTCAATTCTAACGTCAAATATCGATACCAGTAATTCTTCCCCTAAATTCTCGCTTCTATCCTCACACTCTAATCCAGATCTTCTAAGTTGTGAAAAAGCAAGACCTAGATCAAGAGGAGTATCTATTACATCATCAAATTATTCTAATAGAGATTCATTTTCGAGTACTAGTAATCCGCGCTCTATGAGAAACAGTCTCATCATGTCAAGCTATTCACCTAGGAAGGCTTCGATCGATAGTTATCATTATAGCACTGCATCAAATAATCTTGCTGTTCCaacaagtaataatagtaatagcaACAATAGCAACAACggcaacaataataatagtagtaCCTTCTCATCTCCAATTAGAAACCCAAGtttatctaaattaaatGCAATTGCAAATATGCCAAATATTTCCCCAAAATCGACAATTGctaatactaatattcCCACTACAATGCCAAATATTCCAACAAGTTTAAGCATGTCTACACCAACCACCGTGAATACATTATTTAGATCGccatttaaatcaaaacaTGAAGCTAATGATATTGActatgatgatgaattagcaaaggatttaaaaaataatagaaaagaTTCTGCGCATTCACCCTTCCACAATGCAAATGATGATATACACTTGAAACAGAAGAATCTTTTGCAATCGCAAAATCCGACATTACTAAAAATTGGAGATCAGGAATATGAAATACCTTCTAGAATACCATCTCCAGACTTGGCTTTGCCGAATATACCAATACTTGACGATTCACTCACAACTAACCCAACTAGCGTTAATTATAACAGTAACTCACATAATAATGCAATGCCTTTGAATATGCCAGCAAATGATGATACATCAATTCCAATACCTTTAACCAAGTTTGCATTTTCTCATATTTGGCAAGAGAGGCAGCGCCGTGGAAGCTTACCAGAAGCATCTATAACATCAAAATTAGCACAATCGAATAAAAAGCAACCAGCTGAAAACATTAAATACTTTGATACCTCATCAAACCAATTGCCACAATCAGGTTCCAGAGCCCGTTACAATAGTGAGCCcacaaatattataaatgaagataaaaacaagaataacaacaactacctcaataatatttctaatcaTTATAATATCCCTAACTGTAATTCACCATTTCCCCCAAATATCCAAACACataaaatgttttattGCAATAGATTATCAACTTCTACAACACTTTCTACTGAGCCACCATTTGCACCAGGTGATATGGATTCAGTCTTAATACCCAGAGTTTTATACATGCCTTGGTGTACAGCAACAATAAAATCCTTCGcagaatttttcttcacGGGCCAGATTAATCCAAAGTGGGAGTTAGCACCtgttatattaaatttattagtGATTTCgaaaatttataaagtACCTCTATTGTATGCTTTAGTTCAAGAAGCACTTTatacaataataaaaaaaaaggaaaatcATTTGAAGACTGTTGTAAAATCCAAAATGAGGCAATATCAAACTTTATTGAAAGACATCAAAAATGAGGCAGATAAACGATTATTAAAGGATTTTTTAACTCATAACactaattataatattttagttGATTTAGAACGCATATTAAGAGATAATGAAACCGGATTTTTCGATGCTAGTATAgtacaaaaaattataccAACATTAGCAAGCACTTCAGAGAGTGTAGATCTTTCACATATAAAATCAACGGACGAAATTTTAAGTCACCCAAATGATAAAAACTACAATACTgacaataatttttcacatCCACACACACAAGGGAAATATGTGGAGCCATTTCTTGATGACAGTCTTGAACTTATCGCGATATCAAATAGAAGTAAGCTAAGAAGTACAAACTTAAATGAACTAAAAAATGAAACAGTGTCAGGTgcatcattatttgatgaaaaCTTTGGTTTTACGAAGGAAAAGGAACTATATTTTCATGAGGAAGATTTCATTATCGAAGAGAGTTCTATGTCAGAGTCGTCAGACATTGAGTTAGGAGGGttttctttatcaaaaattaaaagggAAGTTACAAAGAAAGACCCTGATGACGATAGTGGTATTGCATGCTCCTCTAAAGGTAAACCCTCTACAAGTAAACTGAATGGCTctaattttgatatattttctaatggTAGTGCTGGTAGCAACGATGATGACTCAATTGACCCACTTACTAAagaagattttgaaatatttaagcctaataataaagactCCAACAAAAAGCCTGGACTGTTTGGTGACCATTATGAAAAGGCTCTAACTTTAGAACAGCTTACTTCATCAACAACATTACCTCCAGTAGactatattattaaatcaatatttcGTTGCTCTGCCCTAGTTGATGACCCAATTTTGACAATTCGCTGTTTAGCTTGTTTGGAAGTATCAACGACATTGAATACTATTTCACAACGTACTGACAATGATTTAGCAATTGTCCAATCTCAAATTGATTCACTTTATACCATACAATAATTGGAATAATTATATGCTGAAGACTATTTACtttgtataatttaattacctttgtaatttcaatatctaTGTaactttcaaataatttacttGCATTATTCATCCATGCACAAACACACACATACGCacacatacatacatatacatatagttttaaaatatatttagaagGGTGGTAGCACATTAGATTAATCATCTGATGTAACTGAAAGTATTAATAGCGATTATTGATCTCgatagaatattattttgtcGTCAGAATATAGGCAGATCCAATATATGTTACAGTAGTGCAGATATTCAATGTGTGGATTATTAGATAGTATTACCGCatattaatcaattatattGTTCATTCAACAAGTTCACATATTCGAGCATTGTCCTTTTCAATTTGTGCTAACCTCATTTGATCAGCCTCTTCATCCTGCTCCTCATTTAGTTCTTTAAGAGCATCCTCTTCATCTTGGGTTAATTTAGTTAAATCTTGAGTTGGAATAACATCTGCATCCATCCTAACGCTTGGCGCACCCTTTAAATACCTTATTTGTTCTAAACACCGTATTCTTAAGTCTTCCAAAAATTGCTTTGAATTCTTATTTTCATAAAGGTCATCTAGTACAGGATATAAGGaatattcatcatcaaaataattaaggAAAGGAATATCACTGGGTAATTCGGGCGATAAGAGAACATTATTTAAGATACCAGTTTCATAGGTCCAAAGACGAGATACGTTTTTTGGAGTATAGCCACCCCCACCAACTACAAGCATGGGTATTCCGAAGGATTTTACGAATTTTACGCATTCACCATGCGcttttatattcaaattaaagCATCCTAGTCTATCATGGCCCAATGAATCTGCACCACATTGTTGAATAATAACAGTTGGATTATAAGAAGTAATCAATGGAtcaataattgatttaaaaagattaataTATGAATCGTCATCAATCCCGTCCTTTAATGGAACATTTAAAGCAAAATGCTTACCATTTGAACAGCCAGTCTCATCGTAATTACCTGTTCCTGGGAAGAATTCGCCGTTGTATTTATGAAATGACACAGTATAAACACGATCTGTAGTATAAAAAGCTTCCTGAACACCATCTCCGTGATGCAAATCGATATCAATATATAAGACTCTTGGATGAAATCGTAATAGATTTAAGATCGATAAaacaatatcattaatatagCAAAATCCAGATGGGCTGGTCTTTTTGGCATGATGTAAGCCACCAGACCAATTGATGGCAATATCTGACTGTCCATTTAGCAATTTTCTTGATGCATCTAACGAAGCACCCGTATAAAGAGAACTATATTCATATAAATTGTGGAAAATTGGGCAATCATCgccaatattaaatttatctaATGTACCTCTTGGCATTTTATTAACGTTATCTGGgttaactttttttaagaaGTTAATATAATCATCTGTATGAAATTCTAGcaattcatcatctgaAGCCTTTCTTGTTTCGTATAAATCCATAATCTTATGTAGACCATAGCCTGAAACTAAATGATCAGTCAACATTAAGCGAAAGGGTTTCATTGGGTGTCGTACACCAAAATGATAGCTTGATACTTTTGGGTTAAAATGATAAGAAACTCTGGGTGCATAAGTTGAACCAAATTCATAGTTAAACTGCGGCTGATTTTGTACTGTTTTGTAATCGTATGAGAATGTATCTGTCATTAGTAGCTAATTGTGTATCCTTTGTTTAAGTATCTATTTTAATGATTGGCAATTGTTCTTTCTATTTATTACTGTTATTGTCTATCTTTAGGCTGGCCTCAATGTAAGCAATGGCTATCGTATTGTTGTTTAATCATTTTTCGTTTATTCTATTGTAGTTTATACTGCTTAAAGgttaatcttttattttcaaatagaaATTTCGCCTTGCCTAAAAAGACGCTAAATCAtctatgaaaaaaatatagtgctagaaaataaaatcgaTACCGGGAATAAACGGAGAAATTATTCCGAATATTTCCGAGAGAAAAAATGCAAGAGAATAAGTAGAGAATTAATTAACTCTattctgaaaaaaaaaaataaaagaatcaAACCTGTATTCAGTATATTTCTTTATGATGTTTTACCTGTAAGATATATCTTAAACTTTGTAAGATATTGCAagttatttttcaatattttaatgaacCTATATCTTTTATAAGATTGAGGTGCTTATTATAAAAGTAgattattttctttctaGTTTTCTACCAAAATTTTAGTACTATTATGGATATATCAAAGTTTATAGGAGAAGATAGCACACGacaattctaaaaaaagttaTGTATTTCAAGAGAGTAGTTAACGAAGCATTAACAGCattaaaagttttaatattgcataatttaatattgcATCACAAACAGAATATCTAACTCCttcttatttaatataatgatttaatatatatatttctcCGGTAGAGTTTACCAGTTGTGtcttaaatttatagtttATATAACGAAAGGTATATTTTATCCTCAAAGCAATATTAAGTTTTCTCTAAAAACAAGTTACAACTAagttataaatataatgtttatattttttatcagGATGTTTATCTGGAAATATTAAGCAATGGGTCCAACTATACAcgaatatattatataaatttgaatcacAGAAAAATAACTATATCCCGGTGGTGatatatgattatattaGTATTGTAAGTCTTAATTTTATTGGTATACAGATAATGTCAGAAATTCGAGTCGATAAATTTCAATgcaattttccaaatataCTGTTAAGCTGGTATAGCACCCACTGTATTTATTAACttctaaattttattaaaacattttATCTAAACAAGGGGTAATCATATAAGTGATATACAAACTTGATAATTCTTACGTTTCTATTTGTATGGCCTACTTAAACTATTGTTTCTGAATTGGTTTTAACTTATTAAGGCTTTGAGATATTACACtgttattttatataaaacaaaatctTGCAGTTACTGTAGTCTGCTCCCAACTTTAAGATAATCCTCCATTGGGAATGTGAATATTgtcaaaaagaaaaaaattaaatgtttCTAGagttatatattaatataaataatgtaACATAAAAAATGATAGTCATTTTTATCTACAAATGCAATATCTTTAGGTATATATACACTATATAGGAAAAATCAAACGAACTCTctaattttcatttaaattaaatactCATAAGGTAATCACattataattcttttaagtAGTTTTCCGATATGTCTATATCATTATCCTAATATGGTATATTTTGCATTAGGGATATGAAACGTCATGTAATGGTACcctttttttgttaatgAAGGAAAAAGTTGATGATCTTATAACTCCGCGACGTTAGCTAATTTTTCTACATTATAGAGTAGCATTCACCACTCAATTCTCTattgattaaattttattgtatgcttttttttataaattaatatgatTTCATATAAATCATGTAACTAATTAAAACATATGTTTTTATTCTATCTATCTAAAGTTAGAATTTTGAGGCATGAGAAGCTTTTAAAGGTTGGAGACATTAGTGCTtaatttctatttattttgagtgatttaaaaattaaagttgAATGATAATTTTGTGAGATTCGtatcattttattttataatcaattataacatgtttgataattttt from Henningerozyma blattae CBS 6284 chromosome 4, complete genome encodes the following:
- the TBLA0D02120 gene encoding uncharacterized protein (similar to Saccharomyces cerevisiae PMD1 (YER132C) and MDS3 (YGL197W); ancestral locus Anc_8.157) encodes the protein MQSILQPSKCKCYDLTLPDINDNTDVDINKLTDLEKAKLTLNLRTGAAVNLFRSNFFVNGGLTIPLNLKEYTLKQIYQELIRYFSIKKTAEKNSRANSNKRKNSSTIQLYQDDDYYNIDIIPDLHSYISSETFNLDLVERTWVRVSTTVVNNSENTGPFFKPRILHTICYTNAYLYLFGGLTISDGDPKILVPSNELWKLNLQTKKWSLVAKDSNIPARFSHTMVVKYEDDDSHDTKLVIIGGLTHYDVPLFHIDCFNLVSDKWEYPETNTSNLVNIDHKPVSLINGKTFIEIVQDNKANVPTIVFYKPLETAEDNDSLIDKYLAPFAAQPIITNSKGMRLDVKFEQFGSVRKIPYQLQMPMGASFVNNIVLAGYFKNYNMKNFHCLCYNIQSKKYIKLNINCPAITKHQHRYWKLFIWKSHQQLIFFGSKYIDKYLPSVQKFDHILVSNLPIANIYNLSSNFNCRTNNILQQKLPLTSLESFSNPNYNNFTLSTNTSNTNSNELNYRSTSFTNVEIPNLNYGTTTRSSSTTSNISNTENHKKYEFSQFENYVKYMTPSTDYSSLGAVFPTYSMVLGKDLMEIFGQSVSDFSFKSLDGDLIPIPIYLLRKRWGRYFDMLFAHSYNEVLKDYDNNDESNFISSSASILTSNIDTSNSSPKFSLLSSHSNPDLLSCEKARPRSRGVSITSSNYSNRDSFSSTSNPRSMRNSLIMSSYSPRKASIDSYHYSTASNNLAVPTSNNSNSNNSNNGNNNNSSTFSSPIRNPSLSKLNAIANMPNISPKSTIANTNIPTTMPNIPTSLSMSTPTTVNTLFRSPFKSKHEANDIDYDDELAKDLKNNRKDSAHSPFHNANDDIHLKQKNLLQSQNPTLLKIGDQEYEIPSRIPSPDLALPNIPILDDSLTTNPTSVNYNSNSHNNAMPLNMPANDDTSIPIPLTKFAFSHIWQERQRRGSLPEASITSKLAQSNKKQPAENIKYFDTSSNQLPQSGSRARYNSEPTNIINEDKNKNNNNYLNNISNHYNIPNCNSPFPPNIQTHKMFYCNRLSTSTTLSTEPPFAPGDMDSVLIPRVLYMPWCTATIKSFAEFFFTGQINPKWELAPVILNLLVISKIYKVPLLYALVQEALYTIIKKKENHLKTVVKSKMRQYQTLLKDIKNEADKRLLKDFLTHNTNYNILVDLERILRDNETGFFDASIVQKIIPTLASTSESVDLSHIKSTDEILSHPNDKNYNTDNNFSHPHTQGKYVEPFLDDSLELIAISNRSKLRSTNLNELKNETVSGASLFDENFGFTKEKELYFHEEDFIIEESSMSESSDIELGGFSLSKIKREVTKKDPDDDSGIACSSKGKPSTSKLNGSNFDIFSNGSAGSNDDDSIDPLTKEDFEIFKPNNKDSNKKPGLFGDHYEKALTLEQLTSSTTLPPVDYIIKSIFRCSALVDDPILTIRCLACLEVSTTLNTISQRTDNDLAIVQSQIDSLYTIQ
- the HOS2 gene encoding histone deacetylase HOS2 (similar to Saccharomyces cerevisiae HOS2 (YGL194C); ancestral locus Anc_8.153) — translated: MTDTFSYDYKTVQNQPQFNYEFGSTYAPRVSYHFNPKVSSYHFGVRHPMKPFRLMLTDHLVSGYGLHKIMDLYETRKASDDELLEFHTDDYINFLKKVNPDNVNKMPRGTLDKFNIGDDCPIFHNLYEYSSLYTGASLDASRKLLNGQSDIAINWSGGLHHAKKTSPSGFCYINDIVLSILNLLRFHPRVLYIDIDLHHGDGVQEAFYTTDRVYTVSFHKYNGEFFPGTGNYDETGCSNGKHFALNVPLKDGIDDDSYINLFKSIIDPLITSYNPTVIIQQCGADSLGHDRLGCFNLNIKAHGECVKFVKSFGIPMLVVGGGGYTPKNVSRLWTYETGILNNVLLSPELPSDIPFLNYFDDEYSLYPVLDDLYENKNSKQFLEDLRIRCLEQIRYLKGAPSVRMDADVIPTQDLTKLTQDEEDALKELNEEQDEEADQMRLAQIEKDNARICELVE